In the Microcebus murinus isolate Inina chromosome X, M.murinus_Inina_mat1.0, whole genome shotgun sequence genome, AATTCATTGGCATGTAATTATCCATGGTAGTCTCTTACTATGTTTTATTACAGTTGTAATGCCtcccctttcatttctgattttatttatttaagttttctctctttttttcttagtccaggtaaaggtttgtcaattttgttcatctttttaaaaaacgaacttttagttttgttgataatgtctattatttttctaatctttgtttcatttatctctgctctgatctttgctatttctttccttctgctaactttgagCTTAGCTTATTCTTTTCTAGCTCCTTGAGCTGTAAAGTTAGATTGCTTATTTGTGATCTTCTAAAGTGTAGTTCAAGTCCAATACTTCCTTATtggttttctgtctggatgatttATTCATTGTTcaaagtggggtattgaagtttCCTACTATTATTGTTTTGCTATCTATTCCTGCCTTCAGATCTGTTTATATTTGCTTAGTATATTTAAGTTCTCCAATGTTtggtacatacatatttttaattgttatattctcttgatGAATTAACCCCTTTATCTTTATATAATTACCTTCTTTTATTCTTGTTAAAATagttgacttaaagtctattttgtctatgTATAGCTCCCCCTAAttacttttgttttccatttgaatGGATGTGTATGTGCAGAGTGGCTGTAGAGCTGGGATCAGAAGTGCCAGTGCACACCAAGGAGCATGAGTGCACACACAGCAGCTGCAGAGCTAGGATCTGGAGTGTGGCTATGTGTAGAGTGGCTGTGAAGCTGTAGTCTGAAGTGCAAGTGTACACCAACCCTGGGGTCCAGCACTTGCACAGGGTTGGAGATTATGGCAGTCCTGGTTTCAGGTCAGTGCTACAGcagatttttctctgtgtgtaaaGGAGTACAGCGGCATCTTCTTCTCCAGGGTGTCCATGTCAGTGATGGCTCAGTGCCAAAAGCTGCTGGTGTCCTTTGTGGAGCAGGTTGCTAGGATTGGCACTAATGAAAACTATGGGGAGTGCATGTCTATCATAGGCACTGTTGAGATCCTCAGCAGCAAAGGCTGGCTGGGTTCTCTTCAGGCCACCACTGGGGTCTGTGATGGCACCCCCTGTGTGGCTAATACAGATAACCTCCAGTCTTCTTCTTTGTTCCTAATTTTCTCCAGACATATCTGCTGAGCCTGTCTCCCCAGCAATTCATTCTGtgtgatttttcccccttttttcctcCAGAGTGTTGCTGTAGGTTCTTAAGTGGGCTCTTGAGCCCTCGTAGGGCTATTTTTATTCACAGATAAGTGTCTACTTATTGTCTTTTGTAGGGGGAGGAATTCTAGCACTTCCTATCccaccatcttgctgatgtcactatcttaattttcctttcacttttaatctgtttgtgtctttgaatCCAAAGTGTGtccttgtaggcagcatataattggatcatgttttaaaaaatccattcctGTGAatatctgccttttaattggagagtTGAGTCTATTTAAAGCAATTCCTGATAGTGAAGAACTTACTTCTGCCATTTTgctctttatcttttttgtgtcttataaatttttttgttccTTAATTCCTTCATtactgtttttttgtgtgtgtttcattgCATTTTTGTAGTGTATCATTTTTCCAGTTTGCCTTCTGCTATTGATTTGTATTTCAAAGTGTTGGATAAAAgaactttgtatgatttcaatatttGGAGATTTATTAAGACCTGTTTTGTGGCCAACATttgtctatcctggagaatgctACATGTGCACTTGAGGTAGAACATTCTGTATATATCTGTTTGTTCATTTCCTTCCCTGccagacagacaggcagatgggagaggcgGGCTCGGCCTTCGTTGTCAGTAGTTCTCTTGATGAGAAAGGGGCAGCACAGTCATTTAAACTTGATCCAACCTCTTTGcatcttacaaagttaaacagctaaaagaagtaaaataagaaGGCAATGCTTGTGGAATATACAGTGCATATTGGTGGCGCTCGCCTCATGACTCACCCGCTTGCTTCTCCTGTTCAATCGTTTCTTTGGAAGGCAGTGGATTTTTCTCTTGCGtttctgtcttcttcaattttGACTTACCGAATTTCTCAATCTCAGCCATATCGGGCTTGTCAGACATGGTTGCAGAAAAGCGGAGTGAGGTGCGAGTTGCGAGAGGGAGAAGAAACCGATCTGCACAGTGACCACCGCTGAGtcatatagtttcaaatagctaga is a window encoding:
- the LOC105861914 gene encoding thymosin beta-4-like, which produces MSDKPDMAEIEKFGKSKLKKTETQEKNPLPSKETIEQEKQAGES